In Amia ocellicauda isolate fAmiCal2 chromosome 5, fAmiCal2.hap1, whole genome shotgun sequence, a genomic segment contains:
- the LOC136750066 gene encoding ficolin-1-A, translated as MILPLFLTLWLCATLEANEGPHNMVVNVLAVNDNDELNVVQGSDGIFGLQSDASKNKSTTAAPKPENCKDLHDQGNTVTKWYTVYTQDGSSISVYCDMNTDGGGWLVFQRRVDGSVDFYRGWSDYKSGFGSGGSEFWLGNDNINTLTSAGNYELRIDMRDVNSNSWFMTYSSFKINAESDNYRLNLGSPSSGNAGDYLSYNNQASFSTYDRDNDDYNYYYYYNCASNYQGAWWYKSCTYVNLNGYYYPYYYYSGSYGINWPGVSYYSLKFVEMKIRPQ; from the exons ATGATTCTCCCACTGTTCCTCACTCTGTGGCTGTGCGCCACACTGGAAGCTAATGAAGGGCCGCACAATATGG TGGTGAATGTCTTGGCTGTGAATGACAACGATGAGCTCAATGTCGTACAGGGGTCTGATGGGATATTTGGCCTGCAAAGCGATGcatctaaaaataaatcaacgACCGCCGCTCCAA AGCCTGAGAACTGCAAGGACCTGCATGATCAGGGGAACACAGTGACCAAGTGGTACACAGTGTACACACAGGACGGCAGTTCCATCAGCGTCTACTGTGACATGAACACCGATGGTGGCGGCTGGCTG GTCTTCCAGAGGAGGGTAGATGGATCTGTAGATTTCTACAGAGGCTGGTCCGACTACAAGAGTGGGTTTGGTTCAGGGGGCTCAGAGTTCTGGCTGGGGAATGACAATATCAATACCCTGACCAGCGCAG GTAATTATGAATTGAGGATTGACATGAGGGATGTCAACAGCAATAGTTGGTTTATGACATACAGCTCCTTCAAAATCAATGCGGAATCTGACAACTACAGACTCAACCTGGGCAGCCCAAGCAGTGGTAATGCAG GTGATTATCTGTCATATAACAACCAGGCATCCTTCTCCACCTACGATCGTGACAATGATGACTAcaattattactactactataacTGTGCCAGTAATTACCAAGGAGCCTGGTGGTACAAATCATGTACTTATGTCAACCTCAACGGCTATTATTATCCTTATTACTACTACTCTGGCAGCTACGGAATCAATTGGCCTGGAGTCTCCTACTACTCCCTGAAGTTTGTTGAGATGAAAATCAGACCTCAGTGA